The following are encoded together in the Tripterygium wilfordii isolate XIE 37 chromosome 3, ASM1340144v1, whole genome shotgun sequence genome:
- the LOC119986533 gene encoding tyrosine-protein phosphatase RLPH2-like, with amino-acid sequence MSNHEKNKPRVVCCIGDIHGYLTKLQNLWFNLESCIDPLEFSSALIIFLGDYCDRGPDSRGVIDFLLNLPSKYPNQDHVFLSGNHDFAFAAFIGVLPPPPDGSAFKDTWKEYEANEEREGWFKGDGYENMHLQGRRWGGHITVRFNAAKGTEYKGSIYDAGPTFESYGVPHGSSELAKAVPNEHRKFLTDMVWIHEEDDVCVETGEGITHCKLIAVHAGLERGKNVEEQLKILRSKDTRVPKVDALSGRKNVWDIPKELTENPTVVVSGHHGKLHIEDLRLIIDEGGGLESNPVAAIVLPSMKIVRDIDHLAK; translated from the exons ATGTCGAACCATGAAAAGAACAAACCCAGAGTGGTCTGTTGCATAGGCGACATCCATGGCTACCTCACCAAGCTTCAAAACCTCTGGTTCAATCTCGAATCCTGCATCGACCCACTTGAATTTAGCTCCGCCTTGATCATCTTCCTCGGCGATTACTGCGATCGAGGCCCCGATAGTCGCGGAGTGATCGATTTTTTACTGAACCTACCCTCGAAATACCCAAATCAGGATCACGTTTTCCTGTCTGGAAACCACGACTTTGCTTTCGCCGCGTTCATCGGTGTCTTGCCGCCACCGCCCGATGGGTCGGCGTTTAAGGACACTTGGAAGGAGTATGAGGCGAATGAGGAGAGGGAAGGGTGGTTTAAGGGTGACGGGTATGAGAATATGCATTTGCAAGGGAGGAGGTGGGGTGGTCATATAACGGTTAGGTTTAATGCTGCAAAGGGTACGGAGTATAAGGGGTCCATTTACGATGCTGGTCCCACCTTTGAGTCCTATGGTGTTCCTCATGGATCTTCTG AATTGGCTAAAGCAGTTCCCAACGAACACAGGAAGTTTCTGACCGATATGGTTTGGATCCATGAGGAG GATGATGTCTGTGTTGAAACCGGGGAAGGAATTACTCATTGTAAATTGATAGCGGTTCATGCTGGCTTAGAGAGAGGGAAGAATGTCGAAGAACAGCTGAAAATTTTGAGGTCTAAGGACACTCGGGTGCCCAAAGTGGACGCTCTCAGTGGAAGGAAGAATGTATGGGATATCCCTAAG GAACTAACCGAGAATCCAACAGTTGTGGTGAGTGGTCATCATGGAAAACTTCACATTGAAGACCTTAGGCTAATCATTGATGAAGGTGGTGGGCTAGAGAGCAATCCAGTTGCTGCAATTGTGCTTCCCTCAATGAAAATCGTCCGCGATATTGATCATTTGGCAAAATAA
- the LOC119988068 gene encoding uncharacterized protein LOC119988068, which produces MASKAVKSVAKAVGEYQYPWHEKLAKHKDELAKGVWGYWELGAWKPLGISARHRARLRKEVLLAGEDWPYDPERKEMRTKMKGHKCDRISAEKRANTAKLMEKMPEMLLAYRKRKWEKKMKEEDKEKNK; this is translated from the coding sequence ATGGCAAGTAAAGCTGTGAAATCTGTGGCAAAGGCAGTTGGGGAATACCAGTACCCATGGCATGAGAAATTGGCAAAACACAAGGACGAGCTGGCCAAAGGTGTGTGGGGTTACTGGGAGCTAGGGGCCTGGAAGCCACTCGGCATCAGTGCTCGTCATCGAGCAAGGCTTCGCAAGGAAGTCCTCCTTGCAGGGGAAGATTGGCCATATGATCCAGAGAGGAAGGAGATGAGAACAAAGATGAAAGGGCATAAGTGTGATCGTATTTCTGCAGAGAAAAGGGCAAATACTGCCAAGCTGATGGAGAAAATGCCAGAAATGTTGCTGGCATACAGGAAACGCAAGTgggagaagaaaatgaaggaagaagataagGAGAAGAATAAGTAA